A DNA window from Hydractinia symbiolongicarpus strain clone_291-10 chromosome 6, HSymV2.1, whole genome shotgun sequence contains the following coding sequences:
- the LOC130647580 gene encoding uncharacterized protein LOC130647580 isoform X2, which yields MKAKLAHIVYRVNDHAIPDVGRSYIRSFYFYLSFFRDFTSTIPHCLQAGPNLRLVRREQLVRSKWLVQSDNYPCNGEWLDPQTHMESYCQLLMDSAI from the exons ATGAAGGCTAAGCTGGCTCACATAgtctacagggttaacgatcATGCTATACCTGATGTTGGAAGAAGCTATATAAGGAGTTTTTATTTCTATCTTTCCTTTTTCCGTGACTTTACATCCACGATACCCCACTGTCTTCAGGCTGGTCCTAACCTACGGCTGGTCCGACGCGAACAACTGGTCCGAAGCAAATGGCTGGTCCAAAGCGACAACTACCCGTGTAACGGTGAGTGGTTGGATCCCCAAACACATATGGAAAGTTACTGCCAG TTACTTATGGATAGTGCGATTTAA
- the LOC130647580 gene encoding uncharacterized protein LOC130647580 isoform X1 — protein sequence MKAKLAHIVYRVNDHAIPDVGRSYIRSFYFYLSFFRDFTSTIPHCLQAGPNLRLVRREQLVRSKWLVQSDNYPCNGEWLDPQTHMESYCQNVFHVVYARSDIVLDLTY from the exons ATGAAGGCTAAGCTGGCTCACATAgtctacagggttaacgatcATGCTATACCTGATGTTGGAAGAAGCTATATAAGGAGTTTTTATTTCTATCTTTCCTTTTTCCGTGACTTTACATCCACGATACCCCACTGTCTTCAGGCTGGTCCTAACCTACGGCTGGTCCGACGCGAACAACTGGTCCGAAGCAAATGGCTGGTCCAAAGCGACAACTACCCGTGTAACGGTGAGTGGTTGGATCCCCAAACACATATGGAAAGTTACTGCCAG AATGTTTTTCATGTGGTTTATGCAAGAAGCGATATAGTACTAGATCTAACTTATTGA